The genomic segment CAGGTACTGTTATTTCAGCTTTCATTGTAACAGCTGGTTTAGAGTGGCTGCGTTTTCTTGATGAACCGCTTATCATTGGTGATTTTGAAATTCCGATTTTTCGCCCGGGTCTTCGTATGGTAGTATTTTCTATTTTGTTGATGCTGGTAGTTCTGTTTTATCGGAAAGGTCTAATGGGTACCACAGAATTAACATGGGACCGTATCATTAATTGGGGAACTAAAATCAAACAGGCATTCTCCACTAAAAAAGCCAGAAGGAGAGGTGCCCTTAAATGAGCAGAAATATTTTAAGAACCCAAGATATTACTATGCAATTTGGCGGTGTTACCGCAGTCAACAATCTTTCTATTGAGGTAAACGAGGGGGAGATTGTAGCATTAATCGGGCCTAACGGTGCTGGTAAAACAACAGCATTTAATGTTATTACAGGTGTGTATGCACCCACTTCTGGTAAAGTGTATTTTGAAGACCAGCCTATTTATAAAAAATCACCGGATAAAATTACAAAACTGGGCATTGCCAGAACCTTTCAAAATATCCGGTTGTTCAAAAACCTTACTGTTTTTGAAAATGTGTTGATTGCAAAACATTGCCGTTCTAAGGCGAGTGTAGTAAGTGCGATGTTCCGCGCTAACTATAAAGAAGAGAAAATGATGCGGCAATCGGCAATGCAACTTTTAGAAATATTGGGGCTAACTGAAGTTAAGGACGAGATTGCAAGCAGCTTACCCTATGGTCAGCAGCGTCACCTTGAAATTGCAAGAGCACTTGCGACCGAGCCCAAATTGCTGCTTCTCGATGAACCTGCTGCGGGTATGAACCCACAGGAAACTCAAGAGCTTACCGAGTTTATTCGCGATATAAAAGATAAATTTGGCCTTACGGTATTTATGATAGAGCATCATATGGATCTTGTAATGGAGATATCAGACCGTATCTATGTACTCGATTTCGGTGAGATGATAGCACGCGGAGCACCTGACGAAATTCAACACAATCAGCGCGTAATTGATGCATATTTGGGGGTGCAAAAAGATGCTTAAACTGAATGATTTGCATGTATCTTATGGTGGTATTGAGGCAGTTAAAGGCATAAGTTTTGCAGTACCTGAAGGTAGCATCGTTACGTTAATTGGTGCAAATGGTGCAGGTAAAAGTACGGTTTTGCGCAGTATCGTCGGATTGGTAAAACCCAAGTCAGGCTCTGTCGTTTTTCAAGATGAAGAAATAACCGGAAAATCCTCCGATGAGATTGTTGCAAAAGGTATCACACTGGTACCAGAAGGCAGACGTGTATTTTCCAACCTCTCTGTACTTGAAAATCTTAAAATCGGTGCATACATGCGCAAAGAAGATCTTACAAAAGACCTTAACTGGATATACGATCTTTTTCCTCGCCTTAAAGAGCGATCGTGGCAGATGGCTGGCACACTTTCGGGGGGTGAGCAGCAAATGCTCGCAGTTGGGCGTGCACTTATGTCTAAACCCAAACTCATTATGATGGATGAGCCTTCCCTAGGATTAGCTCCTCTTATTGTACAGGGAATTTTCGATATTATTAAGGAAATTAATAAACAAGGTGTTACAATTCTGCTCATCGAACAAAATGCCAATCTCGCTTTAAAAGCAGCGGACTATGGTTATGTACTTGAAACCGGTCACATTATTTTATCGGGTACTGGTGCAGAGCTGCTAGCAAATGAAGAAGTAAAAGCAGCATACTTAGGTAAATCTAAACTAAAATAGTAAGTTTATATAGCAAAAATAACCGAAAAAACAATCTTTCGGTTATTTTTTTATGTACAAGGAAAATGTTCACAATTTGTATTTGGTAATTTGCAGGAAATGGTGTATAATGTTAAAAGTATTAGTATCATAGGTCTTTTTTGCATAGTTGCTAAAACAAAATTAAACGGGAAAAACGTGCAATAATTTAGAACATTTTATGCACTATGTAAGTACAAACTAACGATCATTCCGACATCGGTTCGATCATCAGGAGGCAATTAGACGTGAGAATGCAGTATCAACAGCCATCAGAGTCAAACAGCAAAAACATTTCAAACCATCGGCCAAGAAGAAGAAAAAAAAGTTTTGGGCAACGTTTTGTTGAGAATTATATTCCTAATAAAAATGATACAAAACGTGATTTAATTCGCAAAATTGTTTTAATTATTGCGGTCATTGTACTTATAAGTTCCGTTGTATATATTGCAAGCTATTACGGCGAATCAAGCAATAACAAAGAGCTGAATGCCAGTCTTCAAAGCGTATGGGAAATGGGGCTTGATGAAGATATTAAAGTAGGCAAAGATTATCCCAAAGATTTTCTAAAAAGATTTGCCCCGCTTTACGAACAGAATAAGGATATTCGAGGTTGGATTCAGATTGATAACACTCAAGTCAATTATCCTGTTATGCAAACCGATAACAATAAAGATTATGATCGAACCGATTTTGAGAAAAAAAGCAACCAACATGGTGTTCCTTTTGCAGACTACCGTGTCGATTTAAAAAAGCCCAGTACAAACACCGTTATCTATGGACATAATATGACAGACGGGCAGATGTTTGGCGAATTACTTAACTATAAATCTTTAAGTTTTTACAAAGAACATCCTATCATTAATTATGACAGTGTTTACGCTGAAGGCAAATATAAAATTGCTGCCATTATCGTTTGCAAGGCAGATGATCCTGATTTCTTGTATCATAACTTCATTAATGCCGAGAAAAACGCAGCCAATATGACGATGGAACAATTTATTTCTAAAATACGAGAACGTTCTCTAATTAATACAACAGTAGATATTAAACCAACCGATAAACTGGTTACCCTTTCTACCTGTGATTACTCATTTAAAGACCCCGTTACCAACAAACGTATTGCGCGATTTGTTATTGTCGGGCGCAAAGTGCGCAATGGTGAAAAGGCAACTGTTGATGTAGATAACGCAAAAATTAATCCTAATCCGGTTATGCCAAAAGAATGGACACAGTTTATTGAAAAGCAACGTGTTGAAGAATTAAAAGCACATCAGGAATCAGAAGCCAGCAAGAACATGGCTCCTATCCGCGAAGAAGCGAAAAAGTGGTTTACTGCTAGTGAACTTCAAAAAATCACAGATGAAAACCTAGAAGTTGAATTAGCACGCCGTAAAGAAACAATGTCTCAGTATCTCAATGCGGACGAACTTGCGAACCTCTCAGCAGATCAAAAAGTTGCGTTGCTCAAAGAGCGCCAAAACTCTGTTGATTTGACTGAGGAAGCTCGTCAGGCAATTTACGATAACCCCGATCTTCATTGGATGACCAATGATGAGATTGATGCTTTTGCAAAAGAGCTTGCTAAAGTAAATAAGAGCCAGTGGAAAGCCCTTATGCAGAAGAAGGTATCTGCGGGTGATGTAAGTATTGAACTGGATGTTACCAGCTTTAAAATTATGAAAGATGATACACGCACTTTAGTTGCTTATACAGACGGTGGCAGCGGTGAAGTGAAATGGTCGAGTGATAAGCCTACAGTTGCAGATGTCAAACGCGATGGTACAGTTGTAGCGCGCCATAAGGGCACAGCAATTATTACAGCAACTTACGGCGGCAGAAGCGCTACTTGCAAAGTAGAGGTTACAAACGAGGAGGTTGTAGAAACATCTATTTCTCTGCCATCTTCAGTTGAAGTTTTAAAAGGCGGTAATCTTTTGCTCACAGCAACCGTTACGCCCGATGATATGGCAGAAAGAGGTGTTACCTGGAAAATAACCGGTGGCACAAAAGACGCAATTGCTATTTCTCCCGATGGCTTAGAATGTATGGTAACGGGTGAAATAGAAGGTAAAACAACCGAAGTTACAGTTACAACAAGAGACAAGAGTAAATCTGCAACTGTAAAAGTAGCTGTAAAAGCTCCTTCCGAGGCTGCATCTATTTCGATAAATACTACTTCTCATACAATGAAAATAGGCGAGACTTTATCTTTACGCGCAACCATCTCGCCGTCCGGTACAGAAGTAAAATGGAGTGCTTCCGGCGATGCCGTAAATATTGCTGCCAACGGTGCAGACTGCACTGTAACAGCAACCAAAGCGGGCAAAGTAACTGTTGTTGCTGCAAACGGCAAAGATTCAACTAAAACAGCGAAATGTACTATTGAAATAACAGAAGCTGCTGTACCGGAAGAAACTGTAACAGTCAGCCCCGCTGAGGTTACTATGGAGGTAGGAAAAGTTCAAACGCTCCAACTTTCCAGTGGAAATGTAAAAGCAAAATCTTGGAAGAGCGACAGTGCTGCTGTATCTATTAGTGACAGCGACGATGTAAGCTGTACTATTGCTGCTGATTCTGCAGGCAAAGCGACTATAACGGTAGCGCTTAGCAATGGTAAAACAGCTACTTGCAGGGTAACTGTTAAAGAAAAAGAAGTTGCTACTCCACCGTCATCATCTACAGGTGGAGAACCTTCTTCCAGTGATCCTACACCACCCGCGGTATCCTCCAAGACTGAAACGCCTCAGCAGCAACAGCCGCAGGCTAAAACTCCTCAGCAACCACAATCTGAAACTCCTGCATAATATGTTTTTTTCTCAATAAATTAGTTTTAAGATAAACTTAAAATCCGAGTTAATTCAGTCGTCTTATAAGAATGTAATAAAGGCACTATCGTTTAGGAAAGGATAGTGCCTTTATTATTTTTCGCTAAAGCTACAACACAAAAGCGATAATCACAAAATACTGTGATTACCGCTTAGAACATATTCCTATTAATTTTTAGTCAAAAACTTACGAGTTTTCTAGTTTTATTGTTATAATAACAACATCCGGTCATTATCTAGTTTTTTGCCGCGCTTCTGCGTAAACATTTGAATCAGTTTTTCAACTGTCATGTTATTGCGCTCTTCGCCGCTGATATCCATAATAATTTCACCGTCATCCATCATTATTGTACGATTGCCGAGCTCCAATGCAGATTGAATGTTATGTGTAATCATCATTGTAGTAATATGGTTTTTGGC from the Hydrogenoanaerobacterium saccharovorans genome contains:
- a CDS encoding ABC transporter ATP-binding protein, with amino-acid sequence MLKLNDLHVSYGGIEAVKGISFAVPEGSIVTLIGANGAGKSTVLRSIVGLVKPKSGSVVFQDEEITGKSSDEIVAKGITLVPEGRRVFSNLSVLENLKIGAYMRKEDLTKDLNWIYDLFPRLKERSWQMAGTLSGGEQQMLAVGRALMSKPKLIMMDEPSLGLAPLIVQGIFDIIKEINKQGVTILLIEQNANLALKAADYGYVLETGHIILSGTGAELLANEEVKAAYLGKSKLK
- a CDS encoding ABC transporter ATP-binding protein, whose product is MSRNILRTQDITMQFGGVTAVNNLSIEVNEGEIVALIGPNGAGKTTAFNVITGVYAPTSGKVYFEDQPIYKKSPDKITKLGIARTFQNIRLFKNLTVFENVLIAKHCRSKASVVSAMFRANYKEEKMMRQSAMQLLEILGLTEVKDEIASSLPYGQQRHLEIARALATEPKLLLLDEPAAGMNPQETQELTEFIRDIKDKFGLTVFMIEHHMDLVMEISDRIYVLDFGEMIARGAPDEIQHNQRVIDAYLGVQKDA
- the srtB gene encoding class B sortase — encoded protein: MQYQQPSESNSKNISNHRPRRRKKSFGQRFVENYIPNKNDTKRDLIRKIVLIIAVIVLISSVVYIASYYGESSNNKELNASLQSVWEMGLDEDIKVGKDYPKDFLKRFAPLYEQNKDIRGWIQIDNTQVNYPVMQTDNNKDYDRTDFEKKSNQHGVPFADYRVDLKKPSTNTVIYGHNMTDGQMFGELLNYKSLSFYKEHPIINYDSVYAEGKYKIAAIIVCKADDPDFLYHNFINAEKNAANMTMEQFISKIRERSLINTTVDIKPTDKLVTLSTCDYSFKDPVTNKRIARFVIVGRKVRNGEKATVDVDNAKINPNPVMPKEWTQFIEKQRVEELKAHQESEASKNMAPIREEAKKWFTASELQKITDENLEVELARRKETMSQYLNADELANLSADQKVALLKERQNSVDLTEEARQAIYDNPDLHWMTNDEIDAFAKELAKVNKSQWKALMQKKVSAGDVSIELDVTSFKIMKDDTRTLVAYTDGGSGEVKWSSDKPTVADVKRDGTVVARHKGTAIITATYGGRSATCKVEVTNEEVVETSISLPSSVEVLKGGNLLLTATVTPDDMAERGVTWKITGGTKDAIAISPDGLECMVTGEIEGKTTEVTVTTRDKSKSATVKVAVKAPSEAASISINTTSHTMKIGETLSLRATISPSGTEVKWSASGDAVNIAANGADCTVTATKAGKVTVVAANGKDSTKTAKCTIEITEAAVPEETVTVSPAEVTMEVGKVQTLQLSSGNVKAKSWKSDSAAVSISDSDDVSCTIAADSAGKATITVALSNGKTATCRVTVKEKEVATPPSSSTGGEPSSSDPTPPAVSSKTETPQQQQPQAKTPQQPQSETPA